DNA from Acidobacteriota bacterium:
GCAGGCGGCGCGGCGCGCCTGGGGCGGTCCGCTGGTGGCGATTACCGGCTCGGCGGGCAAGACCACGACCAAGGAAATGATCGCCGCGGTGCTGGGAACGAAAATACGGGTGCTGAAAAACGAAGGCAACTACAACAATCATCTGGGGGTGCCGCTGACGCTGCTGCGGCTGCAGCCCGAGCATGAAGTTGCGGTGGTGGAGATGGGCATGAACCATGCCGGCGAAATCGCGGCGCTGGCGGCGATCGCGGAGCCGACGGTGGGCGTGTTCACGAACGTCGGCTCGGCGCACCTGGGCAATTTCAGCTCGATTGAGGGGATTGCGGAAGCCAAGCGGGAGCTGGCACGGGCGATTCCAGAGACCGGAGCGCTGGTGTTGAACCGCGACGATGCGCGGGTGGCGCGATTTGGCGAAGGATTTGGCGGGCGCGTCGTGATGTACAGCGCCGCGGAGTTTACGGGCAAGCTGCAATTGGCCGGGGAGCATAACCGGGCGAATGCGGCGGCAGCGATGGCGGTGGGCGGGCTGTTTGGGATCGATGCGCACGCAGCCCTGGAAGCGTTGGCGGCGCTGCGGCCGATGACGGGCCGGGGCGAGATTGTGCAGCACAACGGCATCACCATGATTCAGGATTGCTATAACGCCAATCCGGAAGCGATGCTGCGGATGCTGGCGGTGCTGGCGGCGACACCGGCGCGGCGACATGTGGCGGTGCTGGGCGAAATGCGGGAACTGGGCGCGGCGGGCGGGCGGCTGCACCGCGAAGTGGGACGCGCGGCAGCGGCGAGTAACCTCGACGCGCTGTGGGCGGTGGGCGGCGAGGCGGAGCAGATTCTCGAAGGCGCGCGCGCAGCGGGGTTTCCGGGGCCAACGCAGTTTTGCGGCAGTGCGGCGGAAGC
Protein-coding regions in this window:
- a CDS encoding UDP-N-acetylmuramoyl-tripeptide--D-alanyl-D-alanine ligase, whose product is MVRMSAVIDSRVVQAGDVFYALPGEKRDGHEFVEAALAAGAATAVIARAQAGQFPALLASRLRVVDDPVRALQADAQAARRAWGGPLVAITGSAGKTTTKEMIAAVLGTKIRVLKNEGNYNNHLGVPLTLLRLQPEHEVAVVEMGMNHAGEIAALAAIAEPTVGVFTNVGSAHLGNFSSIEGIAEAKRELARAIPETGALVLNRDDARVARFGEGFGGRVVMYSAAEFTGKLQLAGEHNRANAAAAMAVGGLFGIDAHAALEALAALRPMTGRGEIVQHNGITMIQDCYNANPEAMLRMLAVLAATPARRHVAVLGEMRELGAAGGRLHREVGRAAAASNLDALWAVGGEAEQILEGARAAGFPGPTQFCGSAAEAAVQLRPYLHAGDAVLFKASHALHLEEAVEALRRG